In Archocentrus centrarchus isolate MPI-CPG fArcCen1 chromosome 21, fArcCen1, whole genome shotgun sequence, the following are encoded in one genomic region:
- the sec22a gene encoding vesicle-trafficking protein SEC22a, with product MSMVLFASVVRVRDGLPLSASTDYEQDKELQETKRLLKGLSKKLSQFPDHCTLRTGPYNVNFTSSLGVGYLMVCTGNYPNVLAFCFLDELQKEFIVTYDTKRINSAMRPYSFIEFDTFIQKTKQRYNNPRSLSTKINLADMQTEIKLRPPYQLSPEDLRAINGFSVHTPLKYKGIAPTQMLEPVTLPGIVSCVLSVLCGGLNLLRGVHAIESILQNDDEDFNYVIAFFLGTAACLYQCYLFAYFSVWRNSKSFLAFALICLSNMYLYELRNIWQILFHVAVGAFMTLQIRLRQPLGKAPDYNV from the exons ATGTCGATGGTGTTGTTTGCCTCTGTGGTCCGGGTCAGGGATGGCCTGCCTCTCTCAGCATCTACTGATTATGAGCAGGacaaagagcttcaggaaacAAAGAGGCTCCTCAAAGGTCTGTCCAAGAAGCTCAGCCAGTTTCCTGACCACTGCACACTTAGGACTGGACCGTACAATGTCAA TTTTACAAGCTCGCTGGGCGTTGGATACCTGATGGTATGCACTGGAAATTATCCCAATGTGTTGGCCTTCTGTTTCCTGGATGAGCTACAGAAGGAGTTTATTGTTACCTATGACACCAAACGGATCAACAGTGCCATGCGTCCCTACTCCTTCATCGAATTTG ACACCTTCATCCAGAAGACCAAACAGCGCTACAATAACCCTCGTTCCCTGTCCACCAAGATCAACCTGGCTGACATGCAGACAGAGATCAAGCTGCGACCACCCTACCAGCTCTCCCCTGAGGATCTGCGGGCTATCAATGGATTCTCTGTGCACACACCTTTAAAGTACAAGGGCATAG CTCCCACGCAGATGTTGGAGCCAGTGACTCTCCCAGGCATTGTATCCTGTGTGCTGAGTGTCCTCTGTGGAGGGCTGAACCTGCTGCGAGGAGTCCACGCTATAGAGAGCATACTGCAG aATGATGATGAAGACTTTAATTACGTGATTGCCTTCTTCCTCGGCACAGCAGCCTGTCTGTATCAG TGCTACCTGTTTGCCTACTTCTCAGTCTGGAGGAACAGTAAGTCCTTCCTGGCCTTCGCGCTCATCTGCCTGTCCAACATGTATTTGTATGAACTAAGGAACATCTGGCAGATTCTCTTTCACGTGGCAGTGGGCGCCTTCATGACCCTGCAGATCAGACTGAGGCAACCGCTAGGCAAAGCACCAGACTACAATGTCTGA